The DNA window GAGGGCCAGAGGGGGGCGCTTGGTGGTGATTACCACGGCTCCCCGGGAGTCGGATACCCCGTGTACGGCGGATGATGTGATTCACATGGTGGATTGCGGCAACTTTATGGCCCCGATTCTCTACGTCATTCCCTTGCAGATTTTGGCTTATCATATCGCTGTACTCAAAGGCACCGATGTGGACCAGCCCCGCAACCTGGCCAAGAGCGTCACGGTCGAATAGGTGCTGGTCCTTTTGGGAAGAGGGGATCTGTTGTGGTCGGATAGGCCGGATGGTTATAGACCAGTCCATAGGAGGGTGGCATGTATACCGTCGGCGTTGATGAAGCCAAGATCCATTTTTATGGATTGTTGAAGCGGGTTGCACAGGGAGAATGGATTACCATCACCCAAAATGGACAGCCTGTGGCTGTGCTTCAGGCTCCTGATTTGGTCCCTGGGAAAAATGTCGCTGAAGTGATCCAGGCCTTGAAAGATTTCCCGGTCAGTCCCCCGGTCGAACAGGAGGTTGTTCGGGAAATGATTGAGGCAGGCCGGGATTGAGGTGGTGGGCCTCCCATTGTTGAACCTAAATCCGGCAGTTGGGCGTGTGTGGCTGGTGCAGAATATTGGTTCGCATAGTGAATTGGGAGAAATCGCTGTCACCTGATTGACAAGACTTTCTCCCGATTTGCTTGGTGGATCAAGAGGCTGGGGCATGTACGTACGCCCAACTGCCGGATTTAGGTTGAAACCCCCCAGCGTCAATTGGGGGAAATCCTTGCTTTGGCTTATGAGCAGGGGCTCTCCACCTATGACGCTTCCTACCTGGATCTGGCGTTACGGGAAGGCATTCCCATCGCCACCTTTGATCACTCCCTGCAAAAAGCCGCCTCCCGCCTGAGTCTCTCTCTGTTTGCGCTCTGACCACTGTTTGCCCGCCAAAACCAGTTGATCGTGAGCCTGTTTCTTTTTTCAAAATCGGCGTTGCGTGGCTCCCATGAATTGTTTGAATAAGAGACACAACAAAAACCATTCCCATTTACTATTCGTTACTTTAACCTGGGCCGCTCTCTTTTTTGATGGCAATCCTTCGATTGTGACGAATGAGGAAAATTGATTGCCAAATATCAAAATTTTGGAGAGGATGTCTGGCCATTATTTATCGGACCTGATGGCGCCAGCCATAGGTCGCACCGGAGAGCTTGGGGTGTTGTTGATTACCCTGGTCAGGTCACTGTTTTCAGTTATCCACGGTTTCACTCAATCAGGAGGTAGGCATGCTTGGACGCAGTGTATGGTTTGGTGTGATGGCGGTTTTTTTGGGGGGGATGGCGACGGGATGTTCGCAAAAATCTCCGGCATCCAGTGGTTTGCACTATATCGATGGCTCGGTGGGGCAGGTGCAGGCTTCCCTGGCCCGGGGGGGGCGTCTTTATGACAAGTGGTACAAGGAGATCGAAGCGCCAGCGCCCAAGGTTTCCCATTCCGC is part of the Magnetococcales bacterium genome and encodes:
- a CDS encoding type II toxin-antitoxin system prevent-host-death family antitoxin, translated to MYTVGVDEAKIHFYGLLKRVAQGEWITITQNGQPVAVLQAPDLVPGKNVAEVIQALKDFPVSPPVEQEVVREMIEAGRD
- a CDS encoding type II toxin-antitoxin system VapC family toxin, which gives rise to MAYEQGLSTYDASYLDLALREGIPIATFDHSLQKAASRLSLSLFAL